One genomic window of Paraburkholderia phytofirmans PsJN includes the following:
- a CDS encoding alpha/beta fold hydrolase: MTRLRTLIGAGSLAALAALFGATQPAPVEAKTVHYANEKACPVVADRPDHKPWIREQIAHTVNGDIAYFRFGHGTPIVLQTGFRATLAEWDAAFLTDLAKRHEVIVFDNRGIGRSEPAASSFTARDMTLDAAALIDTLRLSDVTFVGWSMGGAIAQQLALDAPLAVRRIVLMSAPAPGSLGVPVTPDVEATLSGNAGTTFMDVMRVLFPPNAVDAAQRCFRQNMFQPASYRPPAISATVTEGQSVLLHDWSSDEAAAAALKNVRLATLILTGADDQVLPKQNSEALAGQIPHAQLLVVRSAGHAMMYQYPHALAAAINTFIATSRPPGRAE, encoded by the coding sequence ATGACGCGCCTGCGGACTCTCATCGGAGCGGGTTCGCTGGCCGCGCTGGCCGCGCTGTTCGGCGCCACGCAGCCCGCGCCCGTCGAAGCGAAAACCGTCCACTACGCGAACGAGAAGGCCTGCCCTGTCGTTGCCGATCGCCCGGACCACAAGCCGTGGATTCGCGAACAGATCGCGCATACGGTGAACGGCGACATCGCGTACTTCCGTTTCGGCCACGGCACGCCGATCGTGCTGCAAACCGGTTTTCGCGCAACGCTCGCCGAATGGGACGCGGCCTTTCTAACCGATCTCGCCAAACGCCACGAAGTGATCGTCTTCGACAACCGCGGCATCGGCCGCTCCGAGCCGGCGGCGTCGAGCTTCACGGCGCGAGACATGACGCTCGACGCGGCCGCGCTGATCGACACACTGCGGCTCTCCGACGTCACCTTCGTCGGCTGGTCGATGGGCGGCGCGATTGCCCAGCAACTCGCGCTCGATGCACCGCTCGCCGTGCGGCGCATCGTCCTCATGAGCGCGCCCGCGCCGGGATCGCTCGGCGTGCCGGTAACGCCCGACGTCGAAGCCACGCTGTCCGGCAATGCGGGCACGACCTTCATGGATGTCATGCGGGTCCTGTTTCCGCCCAACGCAGTGGACGCCGCGCAGCGGTGCTTCCGTCAGAATATGTTCCAGCCGGCCAGCTATCGGCCGCCCGCCATTTCGGCGACGGTGACCGAAGGCCAGTCCGTGCTCCTGCACGACTGGTCCAGCGACGAGGCCGCGGCAGCAGCGCTGAAAAACGTACGCCTCGCCACCCTGATCCTGACGGGCGCCGACGACCAGGTCTTGCCGAAGCAGAACTCGGAAGCGCTCGCCGGGCAGATTCCGCACGCGCAACTGCTCGTAGTGCGTTCGGCGGGCCACGCGATGATGTATCAGTATCCCCACGCGCTGGCCGCCGCGATCAACACGTTCATCGCAACATCGCGACCGCCCGGCCGCGCTGAATAA
- a CDS encoding response regulator transcription factor, producing the protein MRILLVEDDLQIGQSLLRALKDADYSVDWVRDGVAGRDAMANAEYTVVLLDLGLPGLSGIELLKSSRAAGNAVPVLILTARDDLDSRVQGLDVGADDYLLKPFDVPELLARIRAVLRRKAGYASSRLGDESLSLDLDKRTLTCNGATTVLSAREFALMLAFLERPGTILSREQLEDRLYGWGKEVESNAVDVLIHSVRKKFGLSVIRNVRGLGWTVMLGEAGKGPAS; encoded by the coding sequence ATGAGAATTCTCCTCGTTGAAGACGACCTGCAGATCGGTCAAAGTCTGCTGCGCGCCCTCAAGGACGCCGACTACAGCGTCGACTGGGTGAGGGACGGCGTAGCCGGGCGCGACGCGATGGCCAATGCCGAATACACCGTCGTGCTGCTCGATCTGGGCTTGCCCGGCTTGAGCGGCATCGAGTTGCTGAAGTCGTCGCGCGCGGCGGGCAACGCGGTCCCGGTGCTGATCCTGACCGCCCGCGACGATCTCGATTCGCGCGTACAAGGCCTCGATGTCGGCGCCGACGACTACCTCCTGAAACCGTTCGACGTCCCCGAACTGCTCGCCCGCATCCGCGCCGTACTGCGGCGCAAAGCGGGCTACGCGTCGTCGCGTCTCGGCGACGAATCGCTCAGCCTCGATCTCGACAAGCGCACGCTGACCTGCAACGGCGCAACGACCGTACTGTCCGCACGCGAATTCGCGCTGATGCTCGCGTTTCTCGAACGCCCCGGCACGATCCTGTCGCGCGAACAACTCGAAGACCGTTTGTACGGCTGGGGCAAAGAGGTGGAAAGCAACGCGGTGGACGTGCTGATTCATTCGGTGCGCAAGAAATTCGGCCTCTCGGTGATTCGCAATGTGCGCGGGCTCGGCTGGACCGTCATGCTCGGCGAAGCCGGCAAGGGACCGGCGTCATGA